A region of Spiroplasma endosymbiont of Crioceris asparagi DNA encodes the following proteins:
- a CDS encoding HAD family hydrolase, with translation MKFKLLLIDMDGTCHTPGGGIIKSNIEPIKQAHDAGVIVVFATGRAPFAEINELEKHGFYQDGYYLAALNGSWIIDLKDQTTLEKNLISAQNVNSVINVIKTKQPDIDFFAYSEDPMENYIYNKGPLTLMEFEKKFIDRNSKLINIMDFENFKSCFKFLLRNSNENFHQEISKYDIEIHWEPGRTAEINRAGIHKGFAVNYFMKKFNINKDEIIAMGDGPNDVSMLKVVTHGVVPSNACDSAKANAFEISKYSYQEGFVGKIINKYIFNKGE, from the coding sequence ATGAAATTCAAATTGTTATTAATTGACATGGATGGAACTTGTCACACTCCTGGTGGGGGAATAATTAAATCTAATATTGAACCAATTAAACAAGCACATGATGCTGGAGTGATTGTTGTTTTTGCAACAGGAAGAGCACCATTTGCGGAAATTAATGAATTAGAAAAACATGGTTTTTATCAAGATGGTTATTATTTAGCTGCTTTAAATGGATCTTGAATTATTGATTTAAAAGATCAAACAACACTTGAAAAAAATTTAATATCTGCACAAAATGTTAATTCAGTAATTAATGTAATTAAAACAAAACAACCAGATATTGACTTTTTTGCATACTCAGAAGATCCAATGGAAAATTATATTTACAATAAAGGTCCGTTAACATTAATGGAGTTTGAAAAAAAATTTATTGATCGTAATTCAAAGTTAATTAATATTATGGATTTCGAGAATTTTAAAAGTTGTTTTAAGTTTTTATTAAGAAACTCAAATGAAAACTTTCATCAAGAAATTTCCAAATATGATATTGAAATTCATTGAGAACCAGGAAGAACAGCTGAGATTAACCGCGCAGGAATTCATAAGGGATTCGCGGTTAACTATTTTATGAAAAAATTTAATATCAATAAAGATGAAATTATTGCAATGGGAGATGGACCAAACGATGTATCAATGTTGAAAGTTGTGACACATGGAGTGGTTCCTTCAAATGCTTGCGATAGCGCAAAAGCAAATGCTTTTGAAATTTCCAAATATAGTTATCAAGAAGGTTTTGTTGGCAAGATTATTAACAAATACATATTTAACAAAGGAGAATAA
- a CDS encoding DeoR/GlpR family DNA-binding transcription regulator has protein sequence MIKEKRQKLILDFVRGKEFVTHEEIAENFHIPSTTLRRDITDLDKQKKIKKVHGGVQEIKETQLYEEALNKKLHQNIEAKKNIAKKALDCIKPNETIYLDSGSTTYFLAKILPNDMNIKVYTNSIISAQELFSNGFKEVYILGGKIKDVTGAIVGAETVSQINTYNFDLAFIGINAMDAEGFLYTTNIEEAKIKETVIKNSYLCFGLIDTTKFNSKSFIKFSKKNTVTIISEVN, from the coding sequence ATGATAAAAGAAAAACGACAAAAATTAATTTTAGATTTTGTTAGAGGCAAAGAATTTGTGACACATGAAGAAATTGCTGAAAATTTTCATATACCATCAACTACTCTAAGAAGAGATATAACAGATTTGGACAAACAAAAGAAAATTAAAAAAGTTCATGGTGGTGTTCAAGAAATCAAAGAAACTCAACTTTATGAAGAAGCTTTGAATAAAAAGTTGCATCAAAACATTGAAGCAAAAAAAAATATTGCAAAAAAAGCTTTAGATTGTATTAAACCAAATGAAACTATTTATTTAGATTCAGGATCTACAACATATTTTTTAGCAAAAATATTGCCAAATGATATGAATATTAAAGTCTATACAAACTCTATAATAAGTGCACAAGAATTATTCTCAAATGGTTTTAAAGAAGTTTATATATTAGGGGGAAAAATAAAAGATGTTACTGGCGCCATTGTTGGTGCTGAAACTGTTTCCCAAATAAATACGTATAACTTTGATTTAGCTTTTATTGGAATTAATGCAATGGACGCTGAAGGCTTTTTATATACAACAAATATTGAAGAAGCAAAAATTAAAGAAACAGTTATAAAAAATTCATATCTCTGTTTTGGATTAATTGATACAACAAAATTTAATTCAAAATCATTTATAAAATTTAGTAAAAAAAACACAGTTACAATTATTAGTGAGGTTAATTAA
- a CDS encoding acetyltransferase encodes MMHEKSITDISKKRYKKSFFRRSGEKQVLKIIKTKQISSFLFYTDVDNILFTLEYGIVPVEQKKQLIKKEYSVWTYLEKENSIGLEFDNSTRVNFWEWAKQAEVNVDQIAVIGIDPIKLSKYTTYDWTYDANSKITYINEAISLEAIEWILIKDKVNYERIKTFIEANDLEIRVFYGESGNII; translated from the coding sequence ATGATGCACGAAAAATCTATAACCGATATTTCTAAAAAAAGATATAAAAAATCTTTCTTTAGAAGATCTGGCGAAAAGCAAGTTTTAAAAATTATTAAAACAAAACAAATCAGTTCTTTTTTATTCTATACAGATGTCGATAATATTTTATTTACTCTTGAGTATGGAATAGTTCCTGTTGAACAAAAAAAACAATTAATAAAAAAAGAGTATTCTGTTTGAACTTATCTTGAAAAAGAAAATTCTATCGGTTTAGAATTTGATAATTCGACACGTGTTAATTTTTGAGAATGAGCAAAACAAGCAGAAGTTAATGTTGATCAAATCGCAGTTATTGGAATTGATCCAATAAAACTATCAAAATATACAACATATGATTGAACATATGATGCAAACTCTAAAATAACATATATTAATGAAGCTATTTCATTAGAAGCGATCGAATGAATCTTAATTAAAGATAAAGTTAATTACGAAAGAATTAAAACGTTTATAGAAGCAAATGATTTAGAAATCAGAGTATTTTATGGCGAAAGTGGAAATATTATTTAA
- a CDS encoding ABC transporter ATP-binding protein — protein MIEIKNISKTYGKNVGNFNINLNVEDGKVLGILGPNGAGKSTLIRQIMGFISSDSGEIKFDNLDIKKCREKILEQIGYISGELNLFDNLKGKQYINLSNTFKKNVDKDFVEKLVDYFQLDTERKIKKMSKGMKQKVAIIAAFMNKPKYLILDEPSSGLDPVMQKRFIKLVKKMKEEYNSTIIICSHIFEEIIDSADEIVFLKEGKIVDQFQASEIKKIEELKIKFADIYKDEVEI, from the coding sequence ATGATAGAAATTAAAAATATATCAAAAACATATGGTAAAAATGTTGGGAATTTTAATATTAATTTAAATGTAGAAGATGGAAAGGTATTAGGAATTTTAGGACCAAATGGTGCTGGAAAATCTACTTTAATTAGACAAATAATGGGTTTTATTAGTTCTGATTCTGGTGAAATTAAATTTGATAATTTAGATATTAAAAAATGTCGTGAAAAAATTTTAGAACAAATTGGATATATTTCAGGTGAATTAAATTTATTTGATAATCTAAAAGGAAAACAATATATAAATTTGTCTAATACATTTAAAAAAAATGTTGATAAAGATTTTGTTGAAAAATTAGTTGATTATTTTCAGCTAGACACTGAAAGAAAAATTAAAAAAATGTCTAAAGGAATGAAACAAAAAGTTGCTATCATTGCAGCCTTTATGAATAAACCAAAATATTTAATTTTAGATGAGCCTTCTTCAGGTCTTGATCCTGTAATGCAAAAAAGATTTATCAAGTTAGTTAAAAAAATGAAAGAAGAATATAATTCAACAATCATTATTTGCTCGCACATCTTTGAAGAAATTATTGATTCTGCTGATGAAATAGTTTTTTTAAAAGAAGGTAAAATAGTTGATCAATTCCAAGCATCAGAGATAAAGAAAATTGAAGAATTAAAAATTAAGTTTGCTGACATTTATAAAGATGAGGTCGAAATTTAA
- the nagB gene encoding glucosamine-6-phosphate deaminase — MKVIVVKNAQEAGKVGAEIILNLVKENSKTVLGLATGSTPIPLYKEIISRTNSEKIDWSNVTTFNLDEYKGLTEKDDQSYVYFMRKQLFNHINIEKENTHLPSGLINSNHEAVKYDEKIKNHGGIDLQLLGLGINGHVGFNEPGTPFNSLTSIVNLTESTIEANARFFEKKSDVPTQAISMGLQSIMNAKKILLVATGKNKAEAVHYLINGPISEEWPCTVLLNHKDVTVIVDEEANSYKK; from the coding sequence ATGAAAGTAATAGTAGTTAAAAATGCTCAAGAAGCTGGAAAAGTAGGAGCAGAAATAATTTTGAATTTAGTTAAAGAAAATTCAAAAACAGTTTTGGGTTTGGCAACAGGTTCAACACCAATACCTTTATATAAGGAAATTATTTCAAGAACTAATTCTGAAAAAATCGATTGATCAAATGTTACAACATTTAATTTAGATGAATATAAGGGATTAACAGAAAAAGATGATCAATCATATGTTTACTTTATGAGAAAACAATTATTTAATCACATCAATATTGAAAAAGAAAATACTCACTTACCATCAGGATTAATTAATTCAAATCATGAAGCAGTTAAATATGATGAAAAAATTAAAAATCATGGGGGAATTGATTTACAGCTTTTAGGACTAGGAATTAATGGTCATGTTGGGTTTAATGAACCAGGAACACCGTTTAATTCACTAACTTCAATCGTTAATTTAACAGAATCAACAATTGAAGCTAACGCAAGATTTTTTGAAAAAAAATCTGATGTTCCTACACAAGCAATTTCTATGGGATTGCAATCAATTATGAATGCTAAAAAAATCTTATTAGTTGCAACTGGCAAAAATAAAGCTGAAGCTGTTCACTATTTAATTAATGGTCCAATTAGTGAAGAATGACCATGTACAGTTTTATTAAATCATAAAGATGTAACAGTAATAGTTGATGAAGAGGCCAACTCTTACAAAAAATAA
- the tsaB gene encoding tRNA (adenosine(37)-N6)-threonylcarbamoyltransferase complex dimerization subunit type 1 TsaB — MNNLFIDTTNFKVILILEKDNEVLDKLFLENEKRISDHISNTINQLLKKHNLTLKDLNNIYLAKGPGSYTGVRVGVAFSKTLMILNKKIKVFSISSLVFQAGVNKVISTLDAKGEKVYFGIYENGKNLIPDQILEFSQFEMIAQKFANFEIVKDYQNIDFEKNYFDLKNNNSFIEEKDIKTFNPIYIKSFI; from the coding sequence ATGAATAACCTTTTTATTGATACAACAAATTTCAAAGTAATACTTATTTTAGAAAAAGATAATGAAGTATTAGATAAATTATTTTTAGAGAATGAAAAACGTATTAGTGATCATATTTCTAACACAATAAATCAATTACTAAAAAAACATAATTTAACATTAAAAGACTTAAATAATATTTATTTGGCAAAAGGTCCAGGAAGTTATACTGGTGTTAGGGTTGGTGTAGCTTTTTCTAAAACATTGATGATATTAAATAAAAAGATTAAAGTATTTTCAATTTCATCATTAGTATTTCAAGCAGGCGTGAATAAAGTTATTTCCACACTTGATGCTAAAGGTGAAAAAGTATATTTTGGAATTTATGAAAATGGTAAAAATTTAATTCCAGATCAAATTTTAGAATTCTCACAATTTGAAATGATTGCTCAGAAATTTGCTAATTTTGAAATCGTTAAAGATTATCAAAATATAGATTTTGAAAAAAACTATTTTGATTTAAAAAATAATAATAGTTTTATAGAAGAAAAAGATATTAAAACATTTAATCCTATTTACATAAAATCTTTTATATAA
- a CDS encoding bifunctional 5,10-methylenetetrahydrofolate dehydrogenase/5,10-methenyltetrahydrofolate cyclohydrolase, producing MAKIINGKEISEKLLLEIKENIIKNNLNIKLVVIQVGDIEASNKYIKYKTNACKNVGINLELIKYDANVKQEDIINEIHKLNQDNSVNGIMTQLPLPKHIDVNAVIESISPVKDADGFTKSTLGAIMLGECLNPPATPKGIIKLLEEYNIDVVGKNITIIGRSNIVGKPLANMLINKSATVTVCHTKTINPNEKIKSADIIISAAGALNIVNKNNIGENQIVIDVGTNFVDGKLYGDVNFDEVENKTKLISKAIGGVGPMTIWGLIDNVYKLALKQKTA from the coding sequence ATGGCTAAAATAATAAATGGTAAAGAAATTTCTGAAAAATTGTTATTAGAAATTAAAGAAAATATAATAAAAAATAATTTAAATATTAAACTTGTTGTAATCCAAGTTGGTGATATTGAAGCAAGCAATAAATACATCAAATATAAAACTAATGCTTGCAAAAATGTTGGGATCAATTTAGAACTAATTAAATATGATGCCAACGTAAAACAAGAAGATATAATAAATGAAATTCATAAATTAAATCAAGACAATAGTGTTAATGGAATTATGACTCAATTACCATTACCAAAACACATTGATGTTAATGCCGTGATTGAATCAATATCACCTGTAAAAGATGCCGATGGGTTTACTAAATCAACATTGGGAGCTATTATGTTGGGAGAATGTTTAAATCCTCCTGCAACCCCTAAAGGAATAATAAAATTATTAGAAGAATATAACATTGACGTTGTTGGAAAAAATATTACTATTATTGGAAGAAGCAACATTGTTGGTAAACCATTAGCTAATATGCTAATTAACAAAAGCGCTACAGTGACAGTGTGCCATACTAAAACAATTAACCCAAACGAAAAAATCAAATCAGCAGACATTATAATAAGCGCGGCTGGTGCATTAAATATTGTTAACAAAAACAATATTGGAGAAAATCAAATTGTAATTGATGTTGGTACAAATTTTGTTGATGGAAAATTATATGGTGATGTAAATTTTGATGAAGTAGAAAACAAAACAAAATTAATTTCAAAAGCAATTGGTGGTGTCGGACCAATGACTATATGGGGTTTAATAGATAACGTTTATAAACTAGCTTTAAAACAAAAAACAGCATAA
- the tsaE gene encoding tRNA (adenosine(37)-N6)-threonylcarbamoyltransferase complex ATPase subunit type 1 TsaE, with amino-acid sequence MNYSIKDIEKLAKTISHKVTPNYFILLSGELGAGKTTFTKILLKELGVKKVVKSPTFNIMHQYDANGLKINHIDAYRLTKESDVEMFVEQFDNSLNIIEWHENFNFDFSKIKSIEIKIFIIDDETRRVEINE; translated from the coding sequence ATGAATTATTCAATTAAAGATATCGAAAAGTTAGCAAAAACAATTTCACACAAAGTAACTCCTAATTACTTTATTTTATTATCGGGAGAATTGGGCGCTGGAAAAACAACGTTTACTAAAATTCTTTTAAAAGAATTAGGGGTTAAAAAAGTTGTTAAGTCACCAACGTTTAACATTATGCATCAATATGACGCTAATGGTCTTAAAATCAATCATATTGATGCTTATCGATTAACAAAAGAAAGTGATGTAGAAATGTTTGTAGAACAATTTGATAATTCTTTAAACATAATTGAATGACATGAAAATTTTAACTTTGATTTTTCAAAAATAAAAAGCATTGAAATTAAAATTTTTATTATTGATGATGAAACTAGAAGGGTGGAAATAAATGAATAA
- the tpiA gene encoding triose-phosphate isomerase, with protein MRKKIIIGNWKMYKTNEEAKKFVKLVEKQYKNVPNIIAGIACAPTLLASAKSKAKKLVIAAQNCHFEEEGAFTGETSIPMILDLGVEYVIIGHSERREYFNDTDEVINKKLVALLAHGLTPILCCGESLKTYEKGKTVDFVKEQIVAAFKGISAEEAKRVVIAYEPIWAIGTGKVATPEIAQNVCKEIRNIIKDLYSEEVSNEILIQYGGSVKPENIKDILKQDDIDGALVGGASLEPNSFLKLINL; from the coding sequence ATGAGAAAAAAAATAATAATTGGTAATTGAAAAATGTATAAAACTAATGAAGAGGCAAAGAAGTTTGTTAAATTAGTAGAAAAACAATACAAAAATGTGCCAAACATAATTGCAGGAATTGCATGTGCACCAACATTACTAGCATCAGCTAAATCAAAAGCAAAAAAATTAGTAATTGCTGCACAAAACTGTCACTTTGAAGAAGAGGGAGCCTTTACAGGTGAAACTTCTATTCCAATGATTTTGGACTTAGGGGTTGAATATGTAATTATTGGTCACTCAGAAAGAAGAGAATATTTTAATGACACTGATGAAGTAATTAACAAAAAATTAGTTGCTTTATTAGCACATGGTTTAACACCGATTTTATGTTGTGGAGAATCATTAAAAACATATGAAAAAGGAAAAACAGTTGATTTTGTAAAAGAACAAATTGTTGCTGCCTTTAAAGGTATTTCGGCAGAAGAAGCAAAACGTGTTGTTATAGCTTATGAACCAATTTGAGCAATTGGTACAGGAAAAGTTGCAACACCAGAAATTGCCCAAAATGTATGTAAAGAAATTAGAAACATTATCAAAGATTTATATAGTGAAGAAGTTTCAAACGAAATATTAATCCAATATGGTGGAAGTGTAAAACCAGAAAACATCAAAGATATTTTAAAACAAGATGATATCGATGGTGCATTAGTTGGTGGAGCTTCATTAGAACCAAATTCATTCTTAAAATTAATTAATTTATAA
- the rplM gene encoding 50S ribosomal protein L13, whose product MKQTTLIKTSDINKKWYVVDAEGQVLGRLATQIATILRGKHKPDYTFNMNNGDHVIVINAEKVVVTGKKFKDKTYYKHSMHPGGLSRTSFETRINLKPEAIIERAVRLMLSKNVQGSNQYRALHVYKGAAHPHQAQNPEVLNFNKGDN is encoded by the coding sequence ATGAAACAAACTACATTAATAAAAACATCAGACATAAACAAAAAATGATATGTTGTTGATGCTGAGGGGCAAGTCCTAGGTAGACTAGCAACTCAAATAGCAACAATTCTACGTGGAAAACATAAACCTGATTACACATTCAATATGAATAACGGTGATCATGTAATTGTTATAAATGCAGAAAAAGTTGTTGTTACTGGAAAAAAATTCAAAGATAAAACTTACTATAAACACTCAATGCATCCAGGTGGTTTATCAAGAACAAGTTTTGAAACAAGAATAAATTTGAAACCAGAAGCAATTATTGAAAGAGCAGTTAGATTAATGCTTTCAAAAAATGTTCAAGGTTCAAATCAATATCGTGCATTACACGTGTATAAAGGTGCAGCACACCCACACCAAGCACAAAATCCAGAAGTTTTAAATTTTAATAAAGGAGATAATTAA
- the proS gene encoding proline--tRNA ligase — protein MGKDNFKIEKITPRDVDFAKWYTDVIKNSNLVEYGAVKGTMIYKPYGFAIWENIQKLVDVEFKKLKVDNVYFPLLIPKSLFLKEKAHVEGFAPELWTVTQTGDNKLAEPLYIRPTSEVAIADFWAKNIKSHRDLPMKYNQWVNVMRAEKTTRPFLRGNEFLWQEGHTVHANADEALKMTLDILGVYKRISQDKLMIPVITGQKTEHEKFAGAKNTYTIEALMHDGQSLQSATSHYFDQNFTKAFNVKFQNKLQKEEFAYSTSWGLSTRIMGAIIMCHADDFGLVLPSAIAPIQVEIIKIKDDEKINKVADDIETKLSKHFKVEIDSSDKSFGFKISEAEIKGIPLRVEIGLRDLEEGCVTISRRDTRTKHKVKLVDVEKYVADEIKAYDMNIYKNAESNLNNRIFKANTIKEYQDILKQNQGFVLVPFCGAIECEADVKQKTSTNSRCIPDGIEQTAGKCFNCNKESKYRVYFARAY, from the coding sequence ATGGGTAAAGATAATTTTAAAATTGAAAAAATCACTCCACGTGATGTTGATTTTGCAAAATGATACACAGATGTGATTAAAAATTCAAATCTTGTAGAATATGGAGCCGTAAAAGGAACAATGATTTACAAACCGTATGGGTTTGCAATTTGAGAAAATATTCAAAAATTGGTTGACGTAGAATTTAAAAAATTAAAAGTGGATAATGTTTATTTTCCACTTTTAATTCCAAAATCATTATTTTTAAAAGAAAAAGCTCATGTGGAAGGGTTTGCTCCTGAACTTTGAACTGTAACACAAACTGGTGATAATAAACTTGCTGAACCACTATATATTAGACCAACAAGTGAAGTTGCAATTGCAGACTTTTGAGCAAAAAACATTAAATCACATCGTGATTTACCAATGAAATATAATCAATGAGTAAATGTGATGCGTGCCGAAAAAACTACTAGACCTTTTTTAAGGGGCAATGAGTTTTTATGACAAGAGGGACACACCGTTCATGCTAATGCTGATGAAGCATTAAAAATGACATTGGATATTTTAGGAGTCTACAAAAGAATATCACAAGATAAATTAATGATTCCAGTAATTACAGGTCAAAAAACAGAACATGAAAAATTTGCCGGTGCTAAAAATACGTACACTATTGAAGCTTTAATGCATGATGGTCAATCATTACAATCAGCAACTTCTCATTATTTTGATCAAAACTTTACAAAAGCATTTAATGTGAAATTCCAAAATAAACTGCAAAAAGAAGAATTTGCTTATTCTACAAGTTGAGGTTTATCAACTAGAATTATGGGAGCAATAATTATGTGTCATGCAGATGACTTTGGTCTAGTATTACCAAGCGCAATTGCCCCAATACAAGTTGAGATAATTAAAATAAAAGATGATGAAAAAATTAATAAAGTCGCTGATGATATCGAAACTAAATTAAGTAAGCATTTTAAAGTTGAAATAGATAGTTCAGATAAATCATTTGGATTTAAAATATCTGAAGCTGAAATTAAGGGAATTCCTCTAAGAGTAGAAATTGGTTTAAGAGATCTTGAAGAAGGTTGTGTCACCATTTCAAGAAGAGACACTAGAACTAAACACAAAGTTAAATTAGTTGATGTTGAAAAATATGTAGCTGATGAAATCAAAGCATATGATATGAATATTTATAAAAATGCGGAAAGCAATTTAAATAATCGTATTTTCAAAGCTAATACCATTAAAGAATATCAAGATATTCTAAAACAAAATCAAGGATTTGTTTTAGTGCCATTTTGTGGAGCAATTGAGTGTGAAGCAGATGTTAAACAAAAAACTTCAACAAACTCAAGATGTATTCCTGACGGAATTGAACAAACTGCAGGTAAATGTTTTAATTGCAATAAAGAAAGTAAATATAGAGTCTATTTTGCAAGAGCTTATTAA
- the gpmI gene encoding 2,3-bisphosphoglycerate-independent phosphoglycerate mutase — MSKHIVLTILDGWGLEKDSKGNAVTQANMEFVESLKKDYPWVSAHASGEWVGLPDGQMGNSEVGHIHLGAGRIKYESLSLINKAIVDKSFNKNKEILAAIEHAKKHNSALHLMGLFSDGGVHSHIKHMFEAVKVASENGLKEVYCHLFTDGRDTKPKVAIDYLNELYKVFKATGVGKVGSISGRFFAMDRDKRFERTAEAYNILTKRSIDQKFSDATAYINEQYANGKDDEGIIPAYNSSEANGYVKPNDAVIFTNFRPDRAIQMASIFTNKNFIGWQDDAFKNEEFLGDKIYFVSMMKYSDSVSSDHVAFQPIEVVNGLGEWLANHNKTQLRIAETEKIAHVTFFFDGGKDYFKNGLAKPDEIKLKNADLALIASPKVKTYDLKPEMSAVEITDELVKRIASEKYDVIVLNYANCDMVGHTGDLEAAIKAVKTIDAQLKRVFEVCEQHDATMIITADHGNAEIMIDKEGGPNKKHTSQLVPIIVTDKNIKLNEKDAAIADVAPTILEMIGLEVPSEMTQPSLIKK, encoded by the coding sequence ATGTCAAAACACATAGTATTAACCATTTTAGATGGTTGGGGTTTAGAAAAAGATTCAAAAGGTAATGCAGTTACACAAGCTAACATGGAATTTGTTGAATCATTAAAAAAAGATTATCCATGAGTTTCTGCTCATGCTAGTGGTGAATGAGTAGGATTACCAGATGGGCAAATGGGTAACTCAGAAGTTGGTCATATTCATCTAGGTGCTGGAAGAATTAAATATGAATCACTATCATTAATTAATAAAGCGATAGTTGATAAATCATTTAATAAAAACAAAGAAATTTTAGCTGCAATTGAACATGCTAAAAAACATAATTCAGCTTTACATTTAATGGGATTATTTTCTGATGGTGGTGTTCACTCACATATTAAACATATGTTTGAAGCAGTTAAAGTGGCTAGTGAAAATGGATTAAAAGAAGTTTATTGTCACTTATTTACAGATGGAAGAGATACAAAACCTAAAGTTGCAATTGATTACTTAAATGAATTATACAAAGTTTTTAAAGCAACAGGTGTTGGAAAAGTTGGATCAATTTCTGGTAGATTTTTTGCAATGGATCGTGATAAAAGATTTGAAAGAACAGCAGAAGCTTATAACATTCTAACTAAAAGATCTATTGATCAAAAATTTAGTGATGCAACAGCATATATTAATGAACAATATGCTAATGGCAAAGATGATGAAGGAATTATTCCTGCATATAACAGCTCAGAAGCTAATGGTTATGTTAAACCAAATGATGCAGTAATCTTTACTAACTTTAGACCTGATAGAGCAATTCAAATGGCTTCAATCTTCACTAATAAAAATTTTATTGGTTGACAAGATGATGCTTTCAAAAATGAAGAGTTTTTAGGGGATAAAATTTATTTTGTTTCAATGATGAAATATTCTGATTCTGTTAGTTCAGATCATGTAGCATTTCAACCAATTGAAGTTGTTAATGGTTTGGGTGAATGGTTAGCAAATCATAATAAAACACAATTAAGAATTGCAGAAACAGAAAAAATTGCTCACGTAACATTCTTCTTTGATGGGGGAAAAGATTATTTTAAAAATGGTCTTGCAAAACCAGATGAAATCAAATTAAAAAACGCTGATTTAGCTTTAATTGCTTCACCAAAAGTAAAAACATATGATTTAAAACCAGAAATGTCAGCTGTAGAAATTACTGATGAATTAGTTAAAAGAATAGCTAGTGAAAAATATGATGTAATTGTTTTAAATTATGCAAACTGTGACATGGTAGGTCACACAGGTGATTTAGAAGCAGCAATTAAAGCTGTTAAAACAATTGATGCACAATTAAAAAGAGTATTTGAAGTTTGTGAACAACACGATGCAACAATGATAATAACAGCAGATCATGGAAATGCAGAAATTATGATTGATAAAGAAGGTGGACCAAACAAAAAACACACTTCACAATTAGTGCCAATTATTGTAACTGATAAAAATATTAAGTTAAATGAAAAAGACGCAGCAATTGCTGATGTTGCTCCAACAATTTTAGAAATGATTGGTTTAGAAGTTCCAAGTGAAATGACACAACCATCATTAATAAAAAAATAG
- the rpsI gene encoding 30S ribosomal protein S9, with product MANKVEYCGTGRRKSSVAQVVLTPGTGKIIVNGKPALDFFPFATLVQDLEQPLVVTETSKEFDAFIKVKGGGFTGQSGAARLGIARALMETNPELKGVLREKGLVTRDARIKERKKYGLYGARRAPQFSKR from the coding sequence ATGGCAAATAAAGTTGAATATTGTGGAACCGGAAGAAGAAAATCTTCTGTTGCTCAAGTTGTTTTAACTCCAGGAACAGGAAAAATTATTGTTAATGGAAAACCAGCATTAGATTTCTTTCCATTTGCAACATTGGTTCAAGATTTAGAACAACCATTAGTTGTCACTGAAACATCAAAAGAATTTGATGCATTCATTAAAGTTAAAGGTGGAGGATTTACAGGTCAATCAGGTGCTGCTAGACTTGGAATCGCCAGAGCATTAATGGAAACAAATCCTGAATTAAAAGGTGTTTTAAGAGAAAAAGGTTTAGTTACTCGTGATGCGAGAATTAAAGAGCGTAAAAAATATGGATTGTATGGAGCAAGACGTGCACCACAATTCTCAAAACGTTAA